The genomic stretch aaaggattagacatgagtcatccttagttgagatttaaatctcctaccccataacATTGTTGGGATTGATATTGATTCTCTTCCATTTGGAAGAGATATGTGGCATACTTCTTGATTCTATATCCAAGTAAGAGCCCTTCTTTAAATTTGATGCAAAGATTTATCTTCCACATGGTTGTGGTGGTTTAAAACTAAGTTTTAtccttaagatgacaatttgtctctttctcataaaatcaaccccaacaaatcccttcttacttttaaactcgaactacgaggttttgatccttcacgggtacgtaggcataagactcaatgtctttccaaatcatcaaacaataaaaaaatgTTCTATTTCTCATCTCCGAAATCAAATAGCAAAtaattttaaaccaaacacatatatttaaaaggttcatgtagagtactacagatgattagggtgctaataccttcccttttcataatACACCTCCGTACCTTAGAATCTCCCCCCCTTTTCcttagcttaagtttaatcttATAGCTTTGCATATGCATATTGGGttatttttgaatcttttcccattaccttggataaattaaagttcagtggtgatattttgattcatgagtcaagtctaatCAATAGCTTGGTCTCCAATTCTTCACCGCGACAGAAATGGCAACTTCACTAGGGACATAATATTAAGTGGGTGATACCTAACTTGTTtatatatgtttattattattattattattattattattattattattatttgttgcTATGTTTGCTTGTGTTTCATTATGGAGATCTATAATGGTGAGGAAATCCTAACCTGGATTAGAGAATACAAATAAGATAGGATGGTGGTATAATCAAAGTTACATGTCTGGAGTAATCCTAAGCATGATTAACATATGATATAACCCCACTCAGTCGAGACCCCTTCGATGGTAATATATTTTGTTGCGAGTAAATCATAGTGGCATTATTATCTTCGACCTGGGAGTCTAAGAAACTGAGGACCTTTAGAACCCTTTTAACCCCTTCAAGCCTTTTTAGGATGTAATGCGGAGATTATCCAGGTGTAAGATCTGAGGTAATTGTTACGCGATGCTACtctcagacgagtttctcttgagaatattattggtcGGCGAGCAAGTCGTTAAaccgataatattcgaaagaaGGATCTATGACTCTGGGGATAACTTTAGAACCTTATTCTACAGGTATAAAATAAACACCATACATTGTGGGGATGGTTAGACCCTTGGCTCCATGCTTAATGTCAAAACCCTAAACCCGTATTTGTGAAACATGCATTCATACGTCCATAAAAACCTTTTTGCATAAAAACCAAGAAACTCAATAGTTTTCTTTTGCAAATATCAATAGGTAAAATGGAACATAGAATGAGGAATACCAATAAATACACTTTCAAAAGTCCTGACTTAACAGAGTTGAAGAAGCTTGGTTTTATGATGGTTAGTCGAGAGGATATCAGAGCTCGGTATGGAAGACTTGTGGGTATcttgaagaccaaggttgaagatggAGTTCTCAACACCCTGGTACAGTCTTATGATCCACTCTACCATTGTTTCACATTTCCAGACTACCAGCTTATGCCTACTCTAGAAGAATACTCTTATTGGTTTGGTTTGCCAGTCTCTGACAAATTACCATTCAGTGGTTCAGAGAAGACCCTTACACCAGTAGCTATTGCAAAAGCACTTCATCTAGAAACGTCTATCGTGAAGGCCAACTTCATTACAAAAGGATGGATTCTAGGTCTAACCTCTAGATTCCTGATGGAGAAAGCCTTTGTCTTTGCAGAAGTAGATAATAGAGATGCCTTTGAAGCAATCTTTGCTCTACTCATTTATGGAATTATGCTCTTCCTAAACATTGATAACTTTGTGGATGTTAACGTTGTGCGAATCTTCTTAATTAGTAACCCATTACCCATATTACTTGGATATACCTACCATTCTATCCATCACAAGACTAAGAAAGGTGGTGGAACCATTCTTTGTTGTGCACCTCTCCcatataagtggtttatttctcacttagCCGGATCCAGGCTCTTCAGGGAGAATCCACAAAAGCTCAGATGGTCTCAGAGGTTCATGTCCATTGATCAAGGGAATATACATTGGTATGACCCATCATATGATATTGGAGTAATTATTGACAGTTGTGATGAATTTCCTAATGCATATCTCCTTGGTGTACATGGGGGAATTATCTACAACCCCATCCTTGCCATACGCCATTTAGGATATCCTATGGAAGATAAACCCGATAACCTTCTGTTGTCAGGTTTCTTTTACCTCAACAAAGAAGAGAGTTCCGGTTTTAAGGATAGAATCATACATGCTTGGAGCAACATTCACAAGAAAGGAAAAGGCCGATTAGGAAGAGAGAATTATGTTGCTTTTGAGCCCTACACCCAATGGGTTTGTGCTAGAGCCAGTGAACTTGAGATGCCCTGTGCTCCTGAGAATCCCTCATTCCCCTATGCTATAACATAATCATCCACCATTCCTATTGAGAATAGGGAAGAGTTTCAAGAAATTTTGGCTAGGTTGAAATTGGAAAGAGACACTTGGGAAGGAAAGTACCATGTCTTGAATGAtaagaagatgaagaggaagcaTCAGCCAGCAATAGGACCTTCTATATATGGGATTCCTTAGGACTCATAGACTTAGTTGTTTTCCTCTTGTATTGTTTAGGATTGTCGAAATTGTATTTCATCCTTTGTAATCCCTCAATTGTTtaataaaaaaagatttttgTTCAGCTTATACCAAATTCTGTCTCTATAATATTTGCAATAAATTATTGAGTTTCTTAAAAATTAAAACTcatctttttcatctgcatatcattcatcattcAAGCACAAGTTCCTGCATTTCAAGAAACTTACAAGTGTCTTCTCCCTCCAATGGTCAAACTAAATCACCAGTGCAATACTCGAGCCAGTCGTCGGAGAAGGATGAGTCAGCTTGAACAAGAAAATCAAGAGCTCATGGAGGAAGTAATCACCTTGAAAGACAGTTTGGAAAGGCTTTCTGCTATGATGGAGGCTTTGGTGGCTGCTTAGAACCAGTCATCAAACAATTCTCAAGATCCAGTGCAACGAACAACCGTTTCTGAGAACGTCTCGACGCCTATTCCAGTGGTGCCCGTCAATGATCAACAATATTACATGCCACCCGGTTTCCCTTGGGGCATTCCTCACGGTTATATGCCAACTAGATACCGCCCTCAAAACACTGAAGCTCTAGTAGTGACTGTTATGATGTCTGTACTTCCTCATGTGGTGCATACGACTCCTTATAATGAAGAAAATATTTATCACATTGCTCTAAGCAAAGTTGTGGGAGTAGATGAAAGGTTAGAGAAATTTCAAGATCAGTTCTTAGAAATACAAAAGGAAATCAATGCTCTTCGAGgtaaggatctttttggcaagaccgcttccgaactctgcttggttcctaagGTTCAAATTCCGCCTAAATTCAAAGTACCATaatttgagaaatacaaaggaaatTCATGTCCTAAaagtcatttggtgatgtatgctaGGAATATGTCCACTTAGACTAACAACCATCAGCTTCTGATCCACTTCTTTCAAGACAATTTAACTGGTGTCGTTCTTAAGTTGTACATGGGCTTGGACATCGCGAAGATCCGTACtttctgtaacacccttctaaataccccaaattattataattaaaataaaaatatattcatcagagtaattatgccccgaagggtgtcacacaatcatttcacaaaaatccTCAAACAttcctgtcatgctcatttatttaatcaacataaggttcttttgcataattcgcagcggaataaaatccaacatcaatgtaaaacatgtaacacaatacatgtaaatcattcaaccacaaatatcaaattaattaaaacattccctcccgatgttacatctatcagagcatgacccataagaaactactctagactccaagcataagcttctactcaactcatttctcgttacctgaaaaataggcgtaagggtgagttcctcaatcaatataataagcattatagaacaacatgtaatgccaagtaattaacacattaattcaccctaattagactacgcattcagcaacagtaatatccattcaaacatcatactcaacagtacaatCTCCATCATATTAAATCATTAACAACccaacacacaacacacatatgatactggaatacatccattcatatcatatgccatacattcattatgcaatgagactctatgcatgcggtaccgactatgttgtgaacatatagttcaacctcaccgtccaaatccaggcacggctaccaagctcactagtcccactcatttgagacatagtgactcactcactaattcctcaccatgggaattagctaccaccccaaatgggccatgatatgcacgctaatcacctagcatgcaaacaacaacaacaatcaacatgatttactcactaattcctcaccatgggaattagctaccacccgaaggccacaatacgcatgctaatcacctagcaatgcaacatcaacgataatcaagaatagacacatgctcacactctaagctatagaatagtctattcacaaatgcatacattcacaacatcatgtataccattccacattatcaacacaatttatcacaaaagcatatcatatcatgccaaacaacaaccacaatattagcacactccactaatatctatactgctcaaacagcgggaattagtctctattacatcataggccaacataggccaaccctcaaataggcacacaacattacaattaacatttttccactctgcaacagcgttaaccggttaacgccctgggttaaccggttaacgcagcacaacacgccttctgtctcaaaatttaacagtgttaaccggttaacgccctgggttaaccggttaacgcagcacaaacagccaaatatcagaaattacaacagtgttaaccggttaacaccctgggttaaccggttaacgcagacaaaacaacacatattcataatccaacacagtgttaaccggttaacaccctgggttaaccggttaacgcaagacagaagctgttcctgcgctaactcaaggcagaatgcagaattctccgcattttccgccattggaggacttccggacctccgaatccgattccgtaaaaagccatacGATCGGGGAATTACAACAGTCTCAATTACCGACTAAATTTCAACTTCTaacacggttcatccaacaaaattTCAGTATTCACAgttcccaattagggtcaatcaacagcttatcactacccatgacatattatcccataatacccgttaattgacgataaaccccccttacctgagttaatccggcgaatctctaagctcaagcccttccttcttcaaccttcagccctcgctctgtctctttgcccttttcctcttctttcacgatcgttctctgtttcacgtaaaaccttgttttccaaaatgaactcttttctcttatttcccacttatatatattttccaaataataataataataataatccaataataataacaataaaatttccaattatttaattaaattaataaataaattattaactcaatttaaataattattttattattatcggggtgttacaactctcccccactaaaagagttttcgtcctcgaaaacatacctcaagcgaacaactctgggtaagactccttcatcttactctccagttcccaagtcacgttgccacctgctgatcctccccaagctaccttcaccaaggcaatctctttaccccgcaactgcttcaactctcgatcctcgatcctcataggtgatgtttcaacagtcaggttatctctcacctgtacatcatctatttggactacatgcgacggatcatgaatgtacctcctcagctgagacacatgaaaaacctcatgcaaattcgcaagcgacggcggtaaagcgacacgataggctacctcccctatcctctccaaaatctgataaggaccaataaatcgaggtgtcaacttcttcgacttcaaagctcgaccaacaccagttatcggagtaacacgaagaaacacatgatctccctcttggaactcaagtgatttcctcctcttatcatgataactcttctgacgactctgagcaattctcatcttatcctgaatcatcttaatcttttctgtagtttgttgaacaatctccggtccaaccacagcactctcaccggactcataccaacataaaggcgtccgacatctcctaccatacaaagcttcaaacggtgccataccaatactcgaatgaaaactattgttgtaggtaaactcaatcaaaggcaaataacaatcccaagcacctcctttttccaaaacacaagctctcaaaagatcctctaatgactgaatcgtcctctcagtctgaccatcagtctgcggatgatatgcagaactcaatctcagcttagttcccaaagccctctgcaaaccttcccaaaacttcgatgtaaatctaggatccctgtccgaaacaatactcgacggaataccatgcaaacttacaatcttctcaatatacaactcggctaatctctctaacggataatccattctgatcggaatgaaatgagccgactttgttaatctatcaacaatcacccaaatagcctcaaaattcttacttgtccttggcaacccagaaacaaaatccatactgatactatcccacttccactctggaatagccaacggttgcattagcccagacggcttctgatgctcaatctttgacttctgacaagtcaaacaagaataaacaaaactcgcaatttctcttttcattcccggccaccaaaataacttcttcaaatcatgatacatcttcgtagctccaggatgaatactcaagccactacgatgtccttcttccagaatactcttcttaagttcagtaacatccggaatacacacccgactaccaaatttcaaaataccattctcatcaactctgaattcaccaccttgaccttgattcactaaagtcaacttatcaaccaaaagcatatcggatttctgaccctctctgatctcgtccagaataccacttgttaacttcaacattcccaatttaacactattgtgagtactctcacacaccaaactcaagtctctaaactgctcaattaaatccaattccctaaccattaacatagacatatgtaatgatttccgactcaatgcatcagccactacatttgctttacccggatggtaattcaaaccaaagtcataatccttcagaaattctaaccatcttctctgtctcatattcagctctctctgatcaaacaaatactttaaactcttatggtcactgaaaacctcaaatcttgatccatacaagtaatgcctccacaacttcaaaacaaacaccacagctgccaactctaaatcgtgcgtcggatagttcctctcatgaaccctcagctgtctcgaagcataagctataacctgcttattctgcatcaacacaccacccaaacccaacaatgaagcatcacagtaaacctcaaatggttccgac from Lathyrus oleraceus cultivar Zhongwan6 chromosome 7, CAAS_Psat_ZW6_1.0, whole genome shotgun sequence encodes the following:
- the LOC127102927 gene encoding uncharacterized protein LOC127102927 — encoded protein: MEHRMRNTNKYTFKSPDLTELKKLGFMMVSREDIRARYGRLVGILKTKVEDGVLNTLVQSYDPLYHCFTFPDYQLMPTLEEYSYWFGLPVSDKLPFSGSEKTLTPVAIAKALHLETSIVKANFITKGWILGLTSRFLMEKAFVFAEVDNRDAFEAIFALLIYGIMLFLNIDNFVDVNVVRIFLISNPLPILLGYTYHSIHHKTKKGGGTILCCAPLPYKWFISHLAGSRLFRENPQKLRWSQRFMSIDQGNIHWYDPSYDIGVIIDSCDEFPNAYLLGVHGGIIYNPILAIRHLGYPMEDKPDNLLLSGFFYLNKEESSGFKDRIIHAWSNIHKKGKGRLGRENYVAFEPYTQWVCARASELEMPCAPENPSFPYAIT